GAAGCTTTTGACGAGGTCTGATTTAAGATTTTCTATAATTTCTCCTGGAGTTAGCTGTTACGATGCCCCTTCTGAGTTGACATGGTTGTGCTTGCAGCTTTTATTGATGAAGATTGGAGGGCAAGTCATTTATGCTGGTTCACTTGGCACCCGTTCACACAAGCTTGTAGAATACTTTGTAGTGAGTATCCTTTAAGCATTTTTTTTCCCACCTGCAGTTGACACTAGAAAAGTATACATGTCAGTGTATAAAGATAGTGACTATTTCGGTGCGTGACATTTTGCAGGCGATCCCAGGAGTTCCAAAGATTAGGGATGGATACAATCCTGCTACATGGATGCTCGAAGTTAGTTCTGCTTCTACGGAGGCTCATCTTGATGTAGATTTTGCAGAAATTTATGCCAATTCCAGCCTTTATAAGTAAGTGGGATGGAATATATTTATATGTCAGACTATAAATTTCTTATGTTATATCGAACCGTTATATTTATTGCTTTGCAGGGAAAATCAGGAACGCATCAAAGAGCTAAGCACTCCTACACCAGGTTCCCAAGACCTTCACTTCCCGACAGAGTACTCTCAAGACTATATCACTCAATGCAAAATGTGCTTCTGGAAACAACATTGGTCATATTGGAGAAACCCAAAATATAATGCAAGCAGATTGTTCACAACATTAGTGAATGGTGTTCTGTTTGGTATCATCTTTTGGGGCAAAGGAGACCAAACGTAAGTGTTCCGGCCTTTTATATGGATAGCCGTGGAAATTAGGACTACTACGCGAAGAGTCTAATTCGTGTATGGAGCTTAATtcgttttattttttatatattattgcAGGTCTAAACAACAAGATCTGCAAAATCTTCTTGGAGCTATGTATGCTGCTTGTCTATTCATTGGTGCGGGTAACGCGAATACTGTTCAGTCTATTGTGTCAGTTGAGAGAACAGTTTTCTATCGCGAAAGAGCTGCAGGAATGTACGCACCATTGCCCTACGCATTTGCACAGGTAAGAGGCTTCCTAAGGATTTTTTCCTGGCTGCTGAACTGCGATTCACGGCCCGAGGCGAACTTGAAGCTTCAATTGTAAGGGAACTAATTTTGAGTATCTTCTTTTGCAGGTGGCTATTGAAGTGATCTATGTTTTCATCCAAAGCTTCATTTACTGTCTTATGGTCTTGGCAATGATTGGATTTCCGTTCACGGCAGTCAAGTTCTtttacttcttatacttcatgtTCATGTGCTTCATCTACTTCACAATGTACGGTATGATGTGCGTAGTCATGACTCCCGCTCCTGGGATTGCTGCCGTAGCTATGTCCTTTTTCTTAGGTTTCTGGAATCTATTCTCCTGTTTCCTCGTTCCAGTGACGGTAAGTGTTTTACGACTCCCCTGTATATTACCTACTAATATTATTTGTCTACACTACTTCAATCTGGTATTTGGGTATTTGCAGCAAATCCCAATATGGTGGAGGTGGTACTACTGGGCATCACCTCTATCCTGGACTCTCTACGGTCTAGTGACGTCTCAGGTCGGCGACAGGACCAACGAGTTGCAGATTCCAGGGATGCTAGTCAATC
This portion of the Papaver somniferum cultivar HN1 chromosome 11, ASM357369v1, whole genome shotgun sequence genome encodes:
- the LOC113322855 gene encoding pleiotropic drug resistance protein 2-like isoform X1; translation: MVLPFQPLSLAFNHVNYYVDMPAEVKNQGIDETRLQLLRDVSGAFKPGILTALVGLSGAGKTTLMDVLAGRKTGGYIEGTITISGYPKNQATFARVSGYCEQNDIHSPHVTVYESLLYSAWLRLSADVKKETRKMFVDEVLNLVELQPLSNSLVGMPGVDGLSTEQRKRLTIAVELVANPSIIFMDEPTSGLDARAAAIVMRTVRNTVDTGRTVVCTIHQPSIGIFEAFDELLLMKIGGQVIYAGSLGTRSHKLVEYFVAIPGVPKIRDGYNPATWMLEVSSASTEAHLDVDFAEIYANSSLYKENQERIKELSTPTPGSQDLHFPTEYSQDYITQCKMCFWKQHWSYWRNPKYNASRLFTTLVNGVLFGIIFWGKGDQTSKQQDLQNLLGAMYAACLFIGAGNANTVQSIVSVERTVFYRERAAGMYAPLPYAFAQVAIEVIYVFIQSFIYCLMVLAMIGFPFTAVKFFYFLYFMFMCFIYFTMYGMMCVVMTPAPGIAAVAMSFFLGFWNLFSCFLVPVTQIPIWWRWYYWASPLSWTLYGLVTSQVGDRTNELQIPGMLVNPTGQSYLKDNLCFEYDFLKWVVLAHIGFVLAFFLVFAYGIKYLNFQRR
- the LOC113322855 gene encoding pleiotropic drug resistance protein 2-like isoform X2, with the protein product MEVKNQGIDETRLQLLRDVSGAFKPGILTALVGLSGAGKTTLMDVLAGRKTGGYIEGTITISGYPKNQATFARVSGYCEQNDIHSPHVTVYESLLYSAWLRLSADVKKETRKMFVDEVLNLVELQPLSNSLVGMPGVDGLSTEQRKRLTIAVELVANPSIIFMDEPTSGLDARAAAIVMRTVRNTVDTGRTVVCTIHQPSIGIFEAFDELLLMKIGGQVIYAGSLGTRSHKLVEYFVAIPGVPKIRDGYNPATWMLEVSSASTEAHLDVDFAEIYANSSLYKENQERIKELSTPTPGSQDLHFPTEYSQDYITQCKMCFWKQHWSYWRNPKYNASRLFTTLVNGVLFGIIFWGKGDQTSKQQDLQNLLGAMYAACLFIGAGNANTVQSIVSVERTVFYRERAAGMYAPLPYAFAQVAIEVIYVFIQSFIYCLMVLAMIGFPFTAVKFFYFLYFMFMCFIYFTMYGMMCVVMTPAPGIAAVAMSFFLGFWNLFSCFLVPVTQIPIWWRWYYWASPLSWTLYGLVTSQVGDRTNELQIPGMLVNPTGQSYLKDNLCFEYDFLKWVVLAHIGFVLAFFLVFAYGIKYLNFQRR